In Streptomyces thermolilacinus SPC6, a single genomic region encodes these proteins:
- a CDS encoding MurR/RpiR family transcriptional regulator: MPSGQQARAQAAAITPGLQAPESERTPAERVRALFTGHRLSPGQRRIAQYLVDHLTEAAFLSITDLAERAGVSQPSVTRFATSLGYAGFPALREALQPIALSAVAGAGDSREEIRRNELQAAIDAEIENLESLRRVLADPGQVLEVGRRLAHSVPLTVVGLRISASLAEYFAYAARRIHPDVRVVARGGSVAYDTLLQAREAGGSWVLAYAMPRHANETLAAVRAARSTGLRVALVTDLTMGPLVEEADVTLTAPAGARLVFDSYAAPGVLSAALLQAMADAEPERTQARLEGYEQVAMQHDFFIDD, encoded by the coding sequence GTGCCATCCGGGCAGCAGGCACGCGCGCAGGCGGCCGCGATCACGCCGGGGCTGCAGGCCCCGGAGTCGGAGCGGACGCCGGCCGAGCGGGTGCGGGCCCTGTTCACCGGCCACCGGCTGTCGCCGGGCCAGCGGCGGATCGCGCAGTACCTGGTGGACCATCTGACGGAGGCCGCGTTCCTGTCGATCACGGACCTCGCCGAGCGGGCCGGAGTGAGCCAGCCGTCGGTGACCCGGTTCGCGACCTCGCTCGGGTACGCGGGGTTCCCCGCGCTGCGGGAGGCGCTCCAGCCGATCGCGCTCAGCGCCGTCGCGGGGGCGGGCGACTCTCGGGAGGAGATCCGGCGCAACGAGCTCCAGGCGGCCATCGACGCGGAGATCGAGAACCTGGAGAGCCTGCGACGGGTTCTGGCCGATCCCGGCCAGGTGCTGGAGGTGGGACGGCGGCTGGCTCATTCCGTTCCCTTGACGGTGGTGGGGCTGCGGATCTCGGCGTCGCTCGCGGAGTACTTCGCCTACGCGGCGCGACGCATCCACCCCGATGTGCGGGTGGTGGCGCGGGGCGGGAGCGTCGCGTACGACACGCTGCTCCAGGCGCGGGAGGCGGGCGGTTCCTGGGTGCTGGCGTACGCGATGCCGCGGCACGCGAACGAGACGCTGGCGGCCGTGCGGGCGGCGCGGAGCACGGGGCTGCGTGTGGCGCTCGTCACGGACCTGACCATGGGACCGCTGGTGGAGGAGGCGGACGTGACGCTGACCGCGCCCGCGGGAGCGCGGCTCGTGTTCGACTCGTACGCGGCGCCGGGAGTGCTGTCGGCGGCGCTGCTCCAGGCGATGGCGGATGCCGAACCGGAGCGCACGCAGGCGCGGTTGGAGGGATACGAGCAGGTCGCG
- a CDS encoding SpoIIE family protein phosphatase: protein MPGAAPDTTGADARPAADASRTGGPSGAAGEELARALAAATVDAVRAVGGYAGGVYLRSRTHGLLRLAVLAGLPVRLFRPWWRMHINRPFPVAEAYRSGRPVHLADAEEAMRRFPQLMAGLPYPFGSLYEPLAAGRDRYGVLVVLRGAGPGGPVDDADRHRLRDVAARLEAVLADLDAGGTPVAWDLEPAPVQLPASATPPVRVGRFDWRPDTGAVTADAELCRILGTDPDAFPGTVAALEALLAPEDVHGLWAMARQVIDAAGHPAPASRHMWLSGRDGRPHLLELARATSPDSDRDPGPAHLTGTLVDPGTGHVAATAADRLSTGVLSVDRLGRVTHVSHRAETLLGAARTSLLGRVLWDVLPWTGRPAYEDHFRTALIAAEPVHFLAHRAATSWLSVSLHPDHDGMTVVLTAVDEPSYAPHSTAVPGVGLGSPADRASVLYRPVALAIALTEAVTARQVSEVVTEELLPAFGGRQLAIYLLSERHLHLAWETGFPQGFLDRFDGVGLDARLPGVETLTSGRPLFFESMQRLAAAYPGIPLDAHVGARAFLPLIASGRPVGSCILGFDQPRGFSPEERTVLTALAGLIAQALQRARRYDSEAALARGLQDALLPHRLPRLAQVDTVGRYLPGTQGMDVGGDWYDVVETPRGLVLSIGDVQGHGVSAAATMGQLRSAVRAFALTGHDPSEVMSGTNRLLIDLDPGQFASCCYGVLDPRTGLIQAVRAGHPPPLLRHPDGRTEVVDLPGGVVLGVDPDAAYPVTELRLPRGGVLALFTDGLVEQPGTDIDLGVERLRGALSTLGPGSLSAAADRLIDVAAHDGDRPDDIALLLAARGPAPGPYEEGDRP, encoded by the coding sequence GTGCCTGGTGCCGCGCCTGACACGACCGGTGCCGACGCGCGCCCCGCCGCCGACGCGTCCCGCACCGGCGGGCCGTCCGGTGCGGCGGGGGAGGAGCTCGCGCGGGCCCTCGCGGCTGCCACCGTCGATGCCGTCCGGGCCGTCGGCGGCTACGCCGGAGGCGTCTACCTGCGCTCCCGCACCCACGGGCTGCTGCGCCTCGCCGTCCTCGCCGGGCTGCCCGTACGGCTGTTCAGGCCCTGGTGGCGGATGCACATCAACCGCCCGTTCCCCGTCGCCGAGGCGTACCGCTCGGGGCGGCCCGTCCACCTCGCCGACGCCGAGGAGGCCATGCGCCGCTTCCCCCAGCTGATGGCCGGGCTCCCGTACCCCTTCGGCTCCCTGTACGAGCCCCTCGCGGCCGGCCGCGACCGCTACGGCGTCCTCGTCGTCCTGCGCGGTGCCGGGCCCGGGGGGCCCGTGGACGACGCCGACCGGCACCGCCTGCGGGACGTGGCCGCCCGCCTCGAAGCCGTACTCGCCGACCTCGACGCGGGCGGCACGCCCGTCGCCTGGGACCTCGAACCGGCCCCGGTACAGCTCCCCGCGAGCGCCACCCCGCCCGTACGGGTCGGACGCTTCGACTGGCGTCCCGACACGGGCGCCGTCACCGCCGACGCCGAGCTGTGCCGCATCCTCGGCACCGACCCGGACGCCTTCCCCGGCACCGTCGCCGCGCTGGAGGCGCTCCTCGCCCCCGAGGACGTGCACGGCCTGTGGGCCATGGCCCGTCAGGTCATCGACGCCGCCGGCCACCCCGCGCCCGCCTCCCGTCACATGTGGCTGAGCGGCCGCGACGGCCGCCCCCACCTCCTCGAACTGGCCCGCGCCACGTCCCCGGACAGCGACCGGGACCCCGGCCCCGCGCACCTCACCGGCACCCTCGTCGACCCGGGAACCGGCCACGTCGCCGCCACCGCGGCCGACCGGCTGTCCACCGGCGTCCTCTCCGTCGACCGCCTCGGCCGCGTCACCCACGTCAGTCACCGCGCCGAGACCCTCCTCGGCGCCGCACGGACCTCCCTGCTCGGCCGTGTCCTGTGGGACGTGCTGCCGTGGACCGGCCGCCCCGCCTACGAGGACCACTTCCGCACCGCCCTCATCGCCGCCGAACCCGTCCACTTCCTCGCCCACCGCGCCGCCACGTCCTGGCTGTCGGTCTCCCTCCACCCCGACCACGACGGGATGACCGTCGTCCTCACCGCCGTGGACGAACCCTCCTACGCGCCCCACTCCACCGCCGTGCCCGGCGTCGGGCTCGGCTCCCCGGCCGATCGCGCCTCCGTCCTCTACCGGCCCGTCGCCCTCGCCATCGCCCTCACCGAGGCCGTCACCGCCCGGCAGGTCTCCGAAGTGGTCACCGAGGAGCTGCTGCCCGCCTTCGGAGGCCGCCAGCTCGCCATCTACCTGCTCAGCGAACGCCACCTCCACCTCGCCTGGGAGACCGGTTTCCCGCAGGGCTTCCTCGACCGCTTCGACGGCGTGGGCCTCGACGCGCGGCTCCCCGGCGTGGAGACCCTCACCTCCGGGCGTCCCCTTTTCTTCGAGTCCATGCAGCGCCTCGCCGCCGCCTACCCCGGCATCCCCCTGGACGCGCACGTCGGCGCCCGTGCCTTCCTCCCGCTCATCGCCTCGGGCCGACCCGTCGGCTCCTGCATCCTCGGCTTCGACCAGCCGCGCGGCTTCAGCCCCGAGGAGCGCACCGTGCTCACCGCGCTGGCCGGGCTGATCGCCCAGGCCCTCCAGCGGGCCAGGCGCTACGACTCCGAGGCCGCCCTCGCGCGCGGCCTCCAGGACGCGCTCCTGCCGCACCGGCTGCCCCGCCTCGCCCAGGTGGACACCGTCGGCCGCTACCTGCCCGGCACCCAGGGCATGGACGTCGGCGGCGACTGGTACGACGTCGTGGAGACGCCCCGCGGTCTGGTCCTGTCCATCGGCGACGTCCAGGGCCACGGGGTGTCCGCCGCCGCCACCATGGGCCAGCTCCGCAGCGCCGTACGGGCGTTCGCGCTCACCGGACACGACCCCAGCGAGGTCATGAGCGGCACCAACCGGCTCCTCATCGACCTCGACCCCGGCCAGTTCGCCAGCTGCTGCTACGGCGTACTCGACCCCCGCACCGGACTCATCCAGGCCGTACGCGCCGGGCACCCGCCGCCGCTGCTGCGCCACCCGGACGGCCGTACCGAGGTCGTGGACCTGCCCGGCGGCGTCGTCCTCGGCGTGGACCCGGACGCGGCGTACCCCGTCACCGAGCTACGGCTGCCCCGCGGCGGCGTCCTCGCCCTGTTCACCGACGGCCTCGTGGAACAGCCGGGCACCGACATCGACCTCGGCGTCGAACGGCTGCGCGGCGCCCTGTCCACGCTCGGGCCCGGCTCGCTGTCCGCCGCCGCCGACCGGCTCATCGACGTGGCCGCCCACGACGGCGACCGGCCCGACGACATCGCCCTGCTCCTCGCCGCCCGCGGGCCGGCACCCGGCCCCTACGAGGAGGGTGACCGGCCGTGA
- a CDS encoding SpoIIE family protein phosphatase: MTGTDRAPPAAQGVDTDLRGPLDVARAATAVLDGDGTVIGWGPAAQRLLGHTPGEVLGRPVGALLVDDRPGDHQGGLLRTRDRRAAVRRTGDPLAADPPAGAGLPGSARVRRQVLRLRHRDGRVVRVVAATLPLSSHGDTGPDRLLVIADAEETERWEALQSMLRGLATQSPVGLAIYDTDLRVVWTNSALCEEMGTSQYAGLGPDDMVAAGEILSPGHPPTLEETMRRVLATGEAVTEVHYRGRPPVDPDHDHVWSCSYYRLADADGTRLGVCEETVDITDRYLAQQRLDLLVRAGGVVGTTLDMSRTARELSSVAVPQFADGVTVDLVDAVLRGEPPTPGTTGAGRLVRVWATPGEGPPAGRHATGTTPGAPAAPDGTGPVRGTGTAPDPGARPVPDGTGPVPDDARPERARPGPEPVPYPPDAPQARCLATGRPVLTDGPAATLVVPLRTEGAPLGVVTFHREGRPVPFDTDDLPVADELVARTAVCIDNARRFTREHTAALSLQHSLLPRNLPRLTAVDFAHRYLPADSKSGVGGDWFDVITLSGARVGLVVGDVVGHGLGAAATMGRLRTSVRVLARQDLAPDELLTRLDDLIAQAADEEAATPGSVTGAVPPGPARGPDDIPDDQAVGATCLYAVYDPVTGVCRMARAGHPAPAVLDAAHGTVTVPDVPGGPPLGLGGLPFETTELHLPEGSLVALFTNGLVHGRARDSENGLDELSALLADHQGRPLPELCDRAVTALLPGPFEDDAALLLVRTRLLSADRIATWDLGTGPEEVGRARALAARRATDWGLGELAFTTEIVVSELVTNAQRYASGPVQLRLIQDRTLICEVSDTGHTAPHLRRAAMDDEGGRGLFLVAQMTQHWGTRYTATGKTIWAEQALPPP, from the coding sequence GTGACGGGCACCGACCGCGCACCCCCGGCCGCCCAGGGCGTCGACACCGACCTGCGCGGTCCCCTCGACGTGGCCCGGGCCGCCACCGCCGTACTCGACGGCGACGGCACCGTCATCGGCTGGGGCCCGGCCGCGCAGCGACTCCTGGGGCACACCCCCGGCGAGGTCCTGGGCCGTCCGGTCGGCGCCCTCCTGGTGGACGACCGCCCGGGCGACCACCAGGGCGGCCTCCTCCGGACGAGAGACCGCCGGGCGGCGGTGCGGCGGACCGGCGACCCGCTGGCCGCGGACCCTCCGGCCGGGGCCGGCCTGCCCGGCTCCGCCCGTGTCCGGCGCCAGGTCCTCCGCCTGCGCCACCGTGACGGCCGGGTCGTCCGCGTGGTCGCGGCCACCCTGCCGCTCTCGTCCCACGGCGACACGGGCCCGGACCGGCTCCTGGTCATCGCCGACGCCGAGGAGACCGAGCGCTGGGAGGCCCTCCAGTCGATGCTCCGGGGCCTCGCCACCCAGTCGCCGGTCGGCCTCGCCATCTACGACACGGACCTGCGCGTCGTGTGGACCAACAGCGCCCTCTGTGAGGAGATGGGCACCTCCCAGTACGCCGGGCTCGGCCCGGACGACATGGTCGCCGCAGGGGAGATACTGTCCCCGGGCCACCCGCCCACGCTGGAGGAGACGATGCGCCGGGTCCTCGCCACCGGCGAGGCCGTCACCGAGGTCCACTACCGGGGCCGCCCGCCCGTGGACCCCGACCACGACCACGTCTGGTCCTGCTCGTACTACCGCCTCGCCGACGCCGACGGCACCCGTCTCGGCGTGTGCGAGGAGACCGTGGACATCACCGACCGCTACCTCGCCCAGCAGCGCCTGGACCTGCTCGTCCGGGCCGGCGGGGTCGTCGGCACGACCCTCGACATGAGCCGTACCGCCCGCGAACTGTCCTCCGTCGCCGTCCCGCAGTTCGCCGACGGGGTCACCGTGGACCTCGTGGACGCCGTCCTGCGGGGCGAGCCGCCCACCCCGGGCACCACCGGCGCCGGGCGCCTCGTCCGCGTCTGGGCCACCCCCGGCGAAGGCCCGCCCGCGGGGCGGCACGCCACCGGCACCACACCGGGCGCCCCGGCCGCGCCCGACGGCACCGGCCCCGTACGCGGTACCGGCACCGCCCCCGACCCCGGCGCCCGCCCCGTACCCGACGGCACCGGCCCCGTACCCGACGACGCCCGCCCCGAGCGCGCCCGTCCCGGGCCCGAGCCCGTGCCGTACCCGCCGGACGCCCCGCAAGCACGCTGCCTCGCCACCGGGCGGCCCGTCCTCACCGACGGGCCCGCCGCCACCCTCGTCGTACCGCTGCGCACCGAAGGGGCACCCCTCGGCGTGGTCACCTTCCACCGCGAGGGCCGCCCCGTCCCGTTCGACACGGACGACCTGCCGGTGGCCGACGAGCTCGTCGCCCGCACCGCCGTCTGCATCGACAACGCCCGCCGCTTCACCCGCGAGCACACCGCCGCCCTCTCCCTCCAGCACAGCCTGCTGCCCCGCAACCTGCCCCGCCTCACCGCCGTGGACTTCGCCCACCGCTACCTGCCCGCCGACAGCAAGTCGGGTGTCGGCGGCGACTGGTTCGACGTCATCACCCTCTCCGGCGCCCGCGTCGGCCTCGTCGTCGGCGACGTCGTCGGCCACGGCCTGGGAGCGGCCGCCACCATGGGCCGGCTGCGCACCAGCGTCCGCGTCCTCGCCCGCCAGGACCTCGCCCCCGACGAACTCCTCACCCGCCTCGACGACCTCATCGCCCAGGCCGCCGACGAGGAGGCCGCCACCCCCGGCTCCGTCACCGGCGCCGTCCCGCCGGGGCCCGCCCGCGGCCCCGACGACATCCCCGACGACCAGGCCGTCGGCGCCACCTGCCTGTACGCCGTGTACGACCCGGTCACCGGCGTCTGCCGCATGGCCCGCGCCGGACACCCCGCGCCCGCCGTCCTCGACGCCGCGCACGGCACGGTCACCGTCCCCGACGTACCCGGGGGACCGCCCCTCGGCCTCGGCGGACTGCCCTTCGAGACCACCGAGCTCCACCTCCCGGAGGGCAGCCTCGTCGCCCTCTTCACCAACGGCCTCGTCCACGGCCGAGCCCGCGACTCCGAGAACGGCCTGGACGAGCTGTCCGCCCTCCTCGCCGACCACCAGGGCCGCCCCCTCCCCGAACTGTGCGACCGGGCCGTCACCGCGCTCCTCCCCGGACCCTTCGAGGACGACGCCGCGCTCCTCCTCGTCCGCACCCGTCTGCTGAGCGCCGACCGCATCGCCACCTGGGACCTCGGCACCGGGCCCGAGGAAGTCGGCCGCGCCCGCGCGCTCGCCGCCCGCCGGGCCACCGACTGGGGCCTTGGCGAACTGGCCTTCACCACCGAGATCGTCGTCAGCGAACTCGTCACCAACGCCCAGCGCTACGCCTCGGGCCCCGTCCAGCTGCGGCTCATCCAGGACCGCACCCTCATCTGCGAGGTCTCCGACACCGGCCACACCGCGCCCCATCTGCGCCGCGCGGCCATGGACGACGAGGGCGGACGCGGACTGTTCCTCGTCGCGCAGATGACCCAGCACTGGGGCACCCGCTACACCGCCACCGGCAAGACCATCTGGGCCGAGCAGGCGCTCCCGCCGCCCTGA
- a CDS encoding DUF3140 domain-containing protein, with translation MAASDQISAELWDEFHTVVNMTSRELQEWLSTTAADEKTEEVPDRAGPRTGRRVLEILGKRRTDLTEDDVAVMRRVCDIVRSQRGPDLEPTAGGADWRHGLMNIGHDPLKPA, from the coding sequence ATGGCAGCGTCCGACCAGATCAGCGCCGAGCTGTGGGACGAGTTCCACACCGTCGTCAACATGACCTCGCGCGAGCTCCAGGAGTGGCTGAGCACCACGGCAGCCGACGAGAAGACCGAGGAGGTGCCCGACCGGGCAGGGCCGCGCACCGGCCGCCGCGTCCTGGAGATCCTCGGCAAACGGCGCACCGACCTCACCGAGGACGACGTCGCCGTCATGCGCCGCGTCTGCGACATCGTCCGCTCCCAGCGCGGCCCGGACCTGGAACCGACGGCCGGCGGCGCCGACTGGCGGCACGGCCTGATGAACATCGGCCACGACCCGCTGAAGCCGGCCTGA
- a CDS encoding DNA topoisomerase IB: protein MRLAHVRPTDPGYLRVRHGRGFRYLDQHGHPLRDPAERERIKALVIPPAWRDVWICVKPNGHLQAVGTDAAGRRQYLYHPVFRARREQAKHEHVLEVAEALPRVREAVEAGLATRGLTRERVLATAVRLLDLGFFRIGSERYADRHQTYGLTTLLRDHSAATRREVVLSYPGKHGRQLVHAVADPPTLRALTALIRRRGGGDRLLAYWEHRAWHDLTGAEVNAYLRELAGVEVTAKDFRTWHATVMAAVALAVSRPVAHSETARRRAITRAVREVADYLGNTPAVCRASYINPRVVELYEEGVTVAAALPRLGADGPYGVPATHGPAERAVLRMLRDGRPPD, encoded by the coding sequence GTGCGCCTCGCTCACGTCCGCCCCACCGACCCCGGATACCTCCGCGTCCGCCACGGGCGCGGATTCCGCTATCTGGACCAGCACGGCCACCCCTTGCGCGACCCGGCCGAACGGGAGCGGATCAAGGCCCTCGTCATCCCGCCCGCCTGGCGGGACGTCTGGATCTGCGTCAAGCCCAACGGCCACCTCCAGGCCGTCGGCACCGACGCCGCCGGACGCCGCCAGTACCTGTACCACCCCGTCTTCCGGGCCCGGCGGGAGCAGGCCAAACACGAGCACGTCCTGGAGGTCGCCGAGGCGCTGCCCCGCGTCCGGGAGGCCGTCGAGGCGGGCCTCGCCACCCGGGGCCTGACCCGCGAGCGGGTCCTCGCGACCGCGGTACGCCTCCTGGACCTGGGGTTCTTCCGCATCGGCAGCGAACGCTACGCCGATCGCCACCAGACGTACGGGCTGACGACCCTGCTGCGCGACCACTCCGCCGCCACCCGCCGCGAGGTCGTCCTCAGCTACCCCGGCAAGCACGGCAGGCAGCTCGTCCACGCCGTCGCCGACCCACCCACCCTGCGCGCCCTCACCGCGCTCATCCGCCGACGCGGCGGCGGCGACCGGCTCCTGGCCTACTGGGAGCATCGCGCCTGGCACGACCTGACGGGCGCGGAGGTCAACGCGTACCTGCGGGAACTCGCCGGGGTCGAGGTCACCGCGAAGGACTTCCGCACCTGGCACGCCACCGTCATGGCGGCCGTCGCGCTCGCCGTCTCCCGGCCCGTCGCCCACAGCGAGACCGCGCGCCGCCGCGCCATCACCCGCGCCGTCCGCGAGGTCGCCGACTACCTCGGCAACACGCCCGCCGTCTGCCGCGCCTCCTACATCAACCCGCGCGTCGTCGAGCTGTACGAGGAGGGCGTCACCGTCGCCGCCGCGCTGCCCCGGCTCGGCGCCGACGGGCCGTACGGGGTGCCCGCCACCCACGGCCCCGCCGAGCGGGCCGTGCTGCGCATGCTGCGCGACGGCCGCCCGCCCGACTGA
- a CDS encoding SDR family oxidoreductase has product MGSSGVRVDLRGRQALVTGGARGLGASIVRRLAGAGASVLVADVRKELARELCDELNGDGGEARFVELDVRDPDAVAGVFRELDGSGRAVDVLVNNAAVDVSKPIEHLTADEVTRVVQTNLLGPVYLCLEAYRRMIARGGGHIVNILSTAANRTWTEAGPYAAGKTGLRAFTHTLFKEAQRDCPGIGVTGIVAGGMETPFIMDRFPDTDVSMLQSPDIVADAVLYALSVPDGSVAGEIVVVPRREPSWP; this is encoded by the coding sequence ATGGGCAGCAGTGGAGTGCGGGTCGACCTGCGCGGCAGGCAGGCCCTGGTGACCGGCGGCGCGCGGGGCCTGGGCGCCTCGATCGTGCGGCGGCTGGCCGGGGCGGGCGCGTCGGTCCTGGTGGCGGACGTGCGCAAGGAACTGGCGCGGGAGCTGTGCGACGAGCTGAACGGCGACGGCGGCGAGGCGCGGTTCGTGGAGCTGGACGTGCGCGACCCGGACGCGGTGGCCGGGGTGTTCCGCGAGCTCGACGGATCGGGCCGGGCGGTGGACGTGCTGGTGAACAACGCGGCCGTCGACGTGTCCAAGCCGATCGAGCACCTGACGGCCGACGAGGTCACACGGGTGGTCCAGACGAACCTGCTCGGCCCGGTGTACCTGTGCCTGGAGGCCTACCGGCGGATGATCGCGCGGGGCGGCGGCCACATCGTGAACATCCTGTCCACGGCGGCCAACCGCACCTGGACGGAGGCCGGGCCGTACGCGGCGGGCAAGACCGGGCTGCGGGCGTTCACGCACACGCTGTTCAAGGAGGCGCAGCGGGACTGCCCGGGCATCGGCGTGACGGGGATCGTGGCGGGCGGCATGGAGACGCCGTTCATCATGGACCGCTTCCCGGACACGGACGTGTCGATGCTCCAGAGCCCCGACATCGTCGCCGACGCCGTGCTGTACGCGCTGTCGGTGCCGGACGGCAGCGTGGCGGGCGAGATCGTGGTCGTGCCGCGCCGCGAGCCGTCCTGGCCGTAG
- a CDS encoding MFS transporter, giving the protein MRWWSVANFVSNAGTWMQLTVQNLLVLQITGSAAATGLSLSVQAAPGLLMGMAGGALVDRWPRKLTAAVSQALLGLVAFTTALLVAFDHLNLGVLMALAAVTGLIATVDGPACALLGNDLVRADDVPSAIGVGSLVHNAGRLAGAGLAGLTVAFLGTASAYAANGLSFLFVTAVIPFLRPVREPAPPVPAGKSVPPVPAGEPVTRSGDDGPMGVREGLAFFARRPRLVGLAVISGVSAVFGRNYGLTLAVLVTGPLAGGAAAFGTVSTVLAAGGIVGAVLGARLRRPSVRLVGTLAAVGGLLQVAAGLSPSLAVLLVLVLPMAVAESVSDTAGTTVLQTDPPPHLRGRVLGVWGSIRTVWSLAGPPALGLLMELAGARGALMLGGLTIAAVVVAGRVTHARRAPAPVLLKNPAPTPPPRSSSRTRPPRSPTPP; this is encoded by the coding sequence ATGCGCTGGTGGTCCGTCGCGAACTTCGTCTCCAACGCCGGTACGTGGATGCAGCTCACCGTGCAGAACCTGCTGGTCCTCCAGATCACCGGCTCCGCCGCCGCGACTGGCCTGTCCCTGTCCGTCCAGGCCGCGCCCGGCCTGCTGATGGGCATGGCGGGCGGCGCCCTCGTGGACCGCTGGCCCCGCAAGCTGACCGCCGCCGTCAGCCAGGCTCTGCTCGGCCTGGTCGCGTTCACCACCGCGTTGCTGGTGGCGTTCGACCATCTGAACCTGGGCGTGCTGATGGCGCTCGCCGCCGTCACCGGCCTGATCGCCACGGTGGACGGGCCCGCCTGCGCGCTGCTCGGCAACGACCTGGTGCGCGCCGACGACGTGCCGTCGGCCATCGGGGTCGGCTCCCTCGTCCACAACGCGGGGCGCCTGGCGGGCGCCGGTCTCGCGGGTCTCACGGTCGCCTTCCTGGGCACCGCGTCGGCGTACGCGGCGAACGGGCTGTCGTTCCTGTTCGTGACGGCGGTCATCCCGTTCCTGCGGCCCGTCCGCGAGCCCGCCCCGCCGGTGCCCGCCGGGAAGTCCGTACCACCGGTGCCCGCGGGGGAGCCCGTCACCCGGAGCGGCGACGACGGCCCGATGGGCGTACGGGAGGGCCTGGCGTTCTTCGCCCGCCGCCCACGCCTGGTCGGCCTGGCGGTCATCTCCGGGGTCAGCGCCGTGTTCGGACGCAACTACGGTCTGACGCTCGCCGTCCTCGTCACCGGACCGCTCGCCGGGGGCGCCGCGGCGTTCGGCACCGTGTCGACCGTCCTCGCGGCCGGCGGCATCGTCGGCGCCGTCCTGGGCGCCCGGCTGCGCAGGCCGTCCGTACGGCTCGTCGGCACGCTCGCCGCCGTCGGCGGCCTCCTCCAGGTCGCCGCCGGCCTCTCACCGTCGCTGGCGGTGCTGCTGGTACTGGTCCTGCCGATGGCGGTGGCCGAGTCGGTGTCCGACACGGCCGGTACGACGGTGCTCCAGACCGACCCGCCGCCGCACCTGCGGGGCCGGGTGCTGGGCGTGTGGGGCAGCATCCGTACGGTGTGGAGCCTCGCCGGGCCGCCGGCGCTGGGGCTGCTCATGGAGCTGGCCGGCGCACGGGGCGCGCTGATGCTGGGCGGACTGACGATCGCGGCCGTCGTCGTGGCGGGCCGCGTCACCCACGCCCGCCGCGCCCCCGCCCCGGTCCTCCTCAAGAACCCGGCCCCCACGCCCCCGCCCCGGTCCTCCTCAAGAACCCGGCCCCCACGGTCCCCCACCCCACCCTGA